One Candidatus Nitrotoga arctica genomic window, TAGCGTTTGACCATAGCCAGGCTGAGGAACAGGAACATCGAAAATGCCAGCATCCAGAAGGTCAGACTGACATCGAATGCGAAGGTACCGGCGACAATACGCATGGTGTATAGCATCGCCAGGGTAATGACATCCACCGTCATGATCCGTTTCAGCACGAGGGAATAAGCCAGAGTTAAGGCGTAGTAAGAAGCCAGCGTCAGCGTGAATTTCCATGGCAGCAGCCACGCCGCCCCGGCGAATGCACCCAATAGCAGTGCCGGAAACACGAGCAAGGCCGCCTTGATCGGTACCATACCAGAGGCCAGCGGGCGTAGACGCTTGCTGGGGTGCTGGCGGTCATCTTCTATATCCAGCAGATCATTGAGCAGATAGACGCTGGAGGCGCACAGGCCGAAAAATACAAAGGCAAGCATACCGTAAACCAGAAGGTCGAGTTCGCCGACCCGATGTGACGCCAGCAACGGCACGAAAAGCAGTGCATTTTTGACCCATTGATGCAAGCGCAACTGTTTTATCCAGGCGCGCCAGGGGTGGGCAGTGGTGCGTATCACTTGCTCCACGTTACCGAGCCGCGTGGCCGCAGCCTCGACCCCAAATTCAGGATTGGCAAGATAAGCCTTGTGAGCCGATGCCCACACCTTCAAGTCATCCCTTGAATTACCCACATAGTCGAAACCCTTCTCCCCATATTCACGGACCAAGACATCCCGTTTGGTGCGGGCTGAAAGATTGATATCCCCGTATGTAGCCAGAACACGAGCAAACAGGCCAAGATGGGTCGCGATCGCGTCCGCGTAATCTTGATGGCTAGCTGTAGCCAGAATCAGGGTTCGTCCCCCCGCTTTTTCCTGTTCAAGAAAGGCAATGACCTGCCTGTCATATGGAAGCAAAGTGACATCAAGTGACACTGCTGCCGCCAATTTTGTTTTCAGGTTTGCTTTGCCAGCCGACAACCAGAAAAGTGGTATCAATGCCCGAATTGGATTCTGCCGAAGAAAGGCAAACGTGGACTCGACTAACATGTCCGAACGCAGAAGTGTGCCGTCAAGATCGACGATTAAAGGGCGATTGATTAGCATAAAGTTGCTTTGTCGGTAAAGCAGGCCGGATTGTATTTGACCGCAAAATATTGCTTTTGGGCAATTGGAAATAAATTCATACAGATTGACTCAGGCACTAACAAAAAGTATCTGCTGCCCTGAGTTTCTCTACGATTTTACTTTTTCTAAAGCAACGACATTATTGCCACCAATTTAATTGCTGACTTATTTTGCAATAAATTAATTACTTAAGCAACCAATAACAGACTGTTTGTCAGCTCGAAATCAATGGCAAATCAATACGCCAATAAATGCAAATAAATGGGGGCAGACTCACTGCTGTCCCATAATTCATCTAAATCAATTTACAAGACGTGATCTCATCGCACTATTTAAACTTAAACCACCATCAGATCAAAATTCCGATGCAGTAAAAGTGGTCTGCGGCATAGTTGAAGGATGCCGCATAATGAGTAAGTTAAGAGATACGGAATTCCATTGATGTGTGTCTTAGCAGCAACTTTTTTTGAGCATCTTCCTGATAGGCAAGCAATGGACGATGTTTTAAAAGAGGCGTTACGTGTATTGAAGCCTAATGGGCGATATGTGGCAATGCAGCGAAATATACACTATGAGCCAGGCAAGTATTGGGATTACTACGATCGTGTTTTGCCATTAAGTCATTTGTCCTGCAAAGAGGCTTTTGAAAAAGCAGGATTTATGGTTGAAGAGCTGATTCCAAAATTTGTCCCTTTCTCGACTTCTAGTCGATTACCTCAGTGGCCCATTCTAGTAAGGCTATATTTGGCTTTTCCACCAATATGGAATCTTTTAGGTGGTCAGTTTGTTCTAATTGCAAGAAAGATAGCAAATGATTAATGCGATCATTGGCAATGCGAAAACGAGAGCGAACAGTAATGCATCCCAATGCAGCAGAAAATCGGAGGTGTTGAATTGCCAATAGCCAGTAATTATGAGCGGATCACTGTTGGGCGCTCTCTTCGGCCTACTGGGTGATCGTGTGCTAAGCCGCGCCAACTCGCGGCAGCGCGATATCTTGGTAAAGGAGCAAGCAAGGCAGGTAAGGCATGAAGAAAGCACTTACTCAGATGAATGTACCACTGATCAACGTAATTGCCGAGATCGTCGGCAACACTGGACAGGACATCGCCGGGGAGCGTGACCGCCTAACTGACGAAACTGTCCAACTATCGGATTCACGCCAACGCTGAATAATTTCAAAGACCTTCGAAGACAACTGGTTGGACGAGCATGTATTCTGCTTGTCCTAGGCGCAGATTGTTGCGATATACGCCAAGTGGGTGAAAATAATCAAACCGATTGCGGGAGGTTGAAAGTTGGCTATCCATTCTAGATCACGCAGAGCCGTTATTTCGTTATCTTTCGGGACGCATTTGCGGAAATAAAATTACATCGCGGATGCTGGGACTATTGGTAAGCAGCATCACCAGCCGGTCTATTCCGATGCCTTCTCCGGCGGTGGGTGGCAGACCATACTCCAGCGCGCGAATATAATCGCTGTCCTTGAACATGGCTTCTTCGTCACCTGCTTCCCGAGCCGTTACCTGCGCATCAAAGCGCGCTTCCTGGTCTTCCGGGTCATTCAACTCAGAGAAGCCATTGGCGATTTCGCGTCCCACCATAAATAGTTCAAATCGCTCGGTAATTTCCGGGCGCGTATCACTGCGGCGCGCCAGTGGCGAGGCTTCTGCGGGATAGTCGATGATGAAAGTTGGCTCGAATAACTGATGCTCAGTCAGCTCTTCAAACAGCGAAAGTTGCAGTCCGCCCACACCATCCGCCGCCCTGTATTTGGCCTTCAGGTCTTGTAATTCGTTGATGAGGAAATCGCGGTCATTCAGTTGCTCGTCAGAAAACTGCGGATGATATTTCTGAATTGCCTGTGCAATGGTCAGTCGATGGAACGGTTGCCCCAAGTCGAGCTCACGTCCCTGATAGGAGAATACGGTGGTGCCCAGCACCTTGCGCGCCACTTCGCTAAACAGCTTCTCGGTGAAGTCCATTAGATATCGATAATCCCGATAGGCTTCATAAAATTCGATCATGGTGAACTCGGGGTTATGTCGGGTAGAAAGCCCCTCGTTGCGAAAGTTGCGGTTGATTTCGAATACCTTCTCAAACCCACCCACCACCAGCCGCTTGAGATATAGCTCCGGCGCGATGCGCAGATATAGCTGCATATCCAGGGCATTGTGGTGCGTGATAAAGGGCTTGGCCGATGCGCCGCCCGGAATGGAATGCATCATCGGCGTTTCCACTTCGAGGTAATTGTGGCGTATGAAAAATTCCCGTATAGCCTGAATTACTTTGGAGCGAATAATAAATGTATTGCGCGTGTCTTCATTGGTGATGAGATCCACATGCCGTTGACGATATTTTTGTTCCTGGTCGCTCAGACCGTGAAATTTTTCCGGTAACGGGCGGAGTGCTTTAGTCAACAGACGCAGCCCGGTCACACGAACAGAAAGTTCACCGGTTTTGGTTTTAAACAGTACGCCTGTTGCACCAAGAATGTCGCCCAGGTCATAGTGCTTGAATGCATCATGCGCTACTTCGCCGGTATCGCTATTGTTAATAAATAGCTGGATGCGTCCGCTCATGTCATTCAGAGTGGCAAAGCTGGCTTTGCCCATTACGCGCTTTAACATCATGCGCCCGGCTACAGCCACGCTTATATGTGCTGTTTCCAGTTCGTCCTGGCTCATTGCGCTGTAAGCATCATGCAAATCACCGGCCAGATTTTTTCGCTCAAAATCATTCGGAAAAGCTACGCCTTCTTTGCGAAGTGTAGTGAGTTTAGCGCGGCGCTCGGTGATAATTTGATTTTCGTCTTGCTGAGGTATGGTTGGTTCGGTAGTCATGATGTGTGGATAAATTTATGATCAAAAATTCAGGAGTACTTTCAAAGGCGCAGGATTGTGGCACGAATGCTACATTACGTGCAATTTAAGAAAGGATATGCGAAGAGGTGGGAACATCCGAATGCTTTGTCCATTGTCGTCGTACAAATTTTAACAATGCAAATCAGGGCATGGAAAAACTCTCGCGTGGCACAAATAATTATCACAACGGGGTTAGGTGCAACTACGTTTTTACACGGTCTGGTGCGAAGCTAACTACCATGAAACGGAAATCGTAGTCTGGCTCCGTGAATGTTCTCATCACCTCGTAATACTATCGATGCCACACCATCGGCCTAACGTACTTGACTGGCGGACGAATTGAACTGAAGTGTGAAGGTACCACATGCCAGATACGAGCCATTGCTCACCACCGGTTGTGTAGTTGCAGTCGCCGTAGCGCCTGGCGCAAGTCCAAAGGTGAGGAAAGACACCTGGCCCGTTATGTCACCATCGACTATTACATCGAAGAAGAGGGCAGGTGAAACTGTGACGGCGCTCACATTGGTAAATGACAACGTAGCTTGGCAAATAATGCCCAATAAGGGGTTGAATGCCATAGAGTTGAGCCGAATACCTTTGAAGTCAAAAGGAAAGTGACCCGTCTGAACCGGCTCAGTGGCAAACACCTGCCTTGTAATCATCTTCGATCCTGATACACCGTTAATCGTATACTTCATCGTGCCAGTATTGGTATCAGTAAACGCGAAATTGATCGTTCCAACCGTAGTCACAATCTTATTAGCGCTGTTCCATGGAATTGTTAGCGCCGAGCCTCCTGTAACCGCGTATAAATCGCCAGTACACCCATCGGCCGCCACCGCACAATTGGAAGCGACATACCACGTTGGTCTACCCTCAAAGTCGTAGGTATAGAGCGTAGCGAAAATCACACCATATTGCTGAGTAAGCCCAACACCCCAACCAGATTCATTTTGATTCCACCATAAACCCGTCATGGGTGAGATCGTTGTATAAACGGTAAAGCTCGTCGAGCTGGCCATGGGCGATACAAGAACAAACGCCAGCGCCATCACCGCGCCAAAGCAAGCGTGCAGCTTGCGAGTAATAGCAATTTGGAAGGCACCATGAATTTTATTTTCGAATAGAAATTTAATATTTTTCATATTTTATAGATGCTATAGGTTCACTTAAAGGCTGTCTGTTCAGGACATTATTTGATAGGGTTCCATCGTTACTGACTCGACTTTGTCACCAAGTAAGACCAGTTGTCCTTCAAGCCGAGTGTTACCTGTCTCGCTGAACAAGAAACGATAGGTGCGTCGCAATACCCTTCGCCCCGTCTTATCGCGAGCAAGAACCAGCCCGATGTTGGCAACTGTGTCGTCGAGGAATTGCAAATTTTCATTGTTGCAGATATTTTTTCCCATATTCCGGGCGATCTCAAGGGCGCGCAGACTGTCAAACCAGAACCACCCCAGCGCAGCTAACAAAAGCAGGAGAAATAAACTTATCGTATCCATTGTTGGAAAATCCTGAATGATCAATTCGGTAAATTTTAACTGATTCTAATGTGATTTTTTTCAAAAGACGCACATCATTATTAGCCTGCGCCAGCTCAATCTGATTAGCCCCCTTGCTTCAAACTGGCACTAATAAATTCATCAAGGTCACCATCCAGCACCCCTTGAGTGTTGCCTATTTCCACATTGGTGCGCAGATCCTTGATGCGCGATTGATCCAGAACGTAAGAACGGATTTGATGTCCCCAGCCGATGTCTGTTTTTCCATCTTCCATTTCCTTTTTTTCGGCATTGCGTTTACGCAGTTCGGCTTCATACATGCGTGACTTTAGCATTGCCATCGCTTCTGCACGATTGCGGTGTTGCGAGCGGTCGCTCTGGCATTGCACCACAATGCCGGTCGGTGCGTGGGTGATGCGCACCGCTGAATCGGTCTTGTTGATATGCTGTCCGCCCGCACCACTTGCGCGGTAGGTATCCACGCGCAGGTCTGCCGGGTTGATTTCGATTTCGATCGATTCATCTACTTCAGGATAGACAAATACGCTGGAAAAAGAGGTGTGGCGGCGGTTTCCGGAGTCGAATGGGGACTTGCGCACCAGTCGGTGTACGCCAGTCTCGGTACGTAAATGGCCATGAGCATAGTCGCCAGTTACCTTGAGTACGGCCCCTTTGATACCGGCTACTTCGCCATCGGATTGCTCCAATACTTCCACTTGGAAGCCCTTTTTTTCGCAGTATCGCAGATACATGCGCAACAGCATCGAAGCCCAGTCTTGTGCCTCGGTACCACCAGAGCCCGCTTGAATGTCGAGGAAGCAGTTGTTGGAATCCATTGGCTTGGAAAACATGCGGCGGAATTCCATGTCCGCCACTTTTTTCTCCATTTTTTGCACATCCTGCACGATGCTATTGAGACTGTCATCGTCATTTTCCGCCAACGCCATTTCAAATAGCTCGGCTGTATCATCAAGATCTTGATTTAGCTGATTCAGGGTGAGAACGATGCCTTCAAGCATCTTCCGCTCACGCCCCAGTTCTTGAGAGCGCTTATTGTCCTGCCAGATGGCTGGATCCTCAGCGAGGATTACGACTTCGGCCAGTCGCTCTTGTTTGCCATCGAAGTCAAAGATACCTCCGTAGTTCAGTGATACGAACACGAAGGTCCTGTAACTGGTAGGTGAGGGCGTTGAGTTGTTCGGCTTCCATTAGTATTGTCGAGTACAGAAAAAGGGGCGATTATAACTGAAAGCTCAGCTCGGAGTTTAAAGGGGCAGCTATAGCATAAACAGGCCCAGCGCAACACCGACTCCCATCGCCAAAAACCCTGCTGCGACATGTTTTGCCAAGGTCATGCCGCCGATAAATACCACCAGCCCAAATTTGAATATCATATTGGACAGGAAAGCGATGGCGATGGCTGTTACTGCCTGATCATCGTGCAGTTTATCCAAATCGAATAAATGCAGACTGGAGAGTGTGATGGCATCCACGTCCGTAAGTCCGGAGATCAAAGCGACCACGTACAGGCCGCCACTGCCGGCAATATCCGAAAGCCAGGCAGAAAAAAACAGTACCACCGCGTAAAGCAGACCGAAGCTTAGAGCGATAGGGATCTCGGTCGGGTTGGAGGTTTTTGGCATGGGTAGATCTGAAGAGGTATGTAATTTGCGCCAGTCGAGAAGGGTAACGACCAGTCCAAACAAAAGGCCGAGCCCCATCACCGGCAATAGTTTGGTGAGTAAGCCGGGCGACACTACTGCGCTTATCACTGTTAAACGCAGCAGGACAACTTGGCTGGCAAGCAAAATAACCACAGCAGACAGGCGCGCCATGATTTCACTGGTTTTGGCGTGGCGTGCGTAAACCAATGTGGTTGCGGTGCTGGATACTAGTCCACCGAGCAAGCCGAGCAATGGTGCGCCATAGCGTTGAGCCGTCCAGTGCAGAGCGACATAACCCGCTAGACTTAGCCCGGAAATCAGCACGACCATCATCCAGATCTGATGCGGATTGAATGCCTCATAAGGGCCATAGTTCTGGTTTGGCAGAATTGGCAGGATGACGAAGGTTAGTACCAAAAATTGCAAGATGGAAACCAGGTCGCGGCGCGTCAAACGTTTCGTCATACCACGTAGTTCGGGTTTGAAGTAGAGCAGGGTAGTAGTGATTATGGCTAGCATGACGGCCAATGTTGTTTGTTCATACCAGATTAATGCGCCGAGTGCATAACACAGCAGTAAAGCGGCAATCGTGGTGGTGCCTGGATCATTGTCTTCGGTAGGGCTGGTGAAATAAGCGGCAATGATCATAACACCCACAATACAGAAGCCTGTAATCAGCAGCCAGGGAGAGCCAATTTTACTGGAGAGCATGGCGGTGAGAGTGCCCAAGAGTGCAACCAGTGCGAAGGTTCTCAGTCCCGCTTTGGACGAAAGTCTGCGTTCACGTTCCAGGCCGATCAGCAGGCCGATGGCGAGGCTGGCGAGGAACTGTGGCAGGACCTCAATACCGTTGCTTTGCCAAATTTGATGATTCATCGCTTGAACGCCTTAATAGTAAGTTAAACGAAGCCTGCGTAACCGACATTTCAGATCTTAAACAAACGGTCTCATACGGCTTTATATATCTGTTTTTTGCCAGTGCCGGACGATGAGTTGCAAGCTGATGGTGCCGTTGTATTCATTGACTGCCAGGTTAAAAACCGCTCGAATGCCGGCTGGCATGGGATCGACACAAAAAAAGTGAATGGCATCATATGCTGCACTTGACGTGGTGAGTTTTAGTTTGAGATGTTTTTCGCCAACCACGCGCTGGCTTGCTACAGTGAATTCACCTTCAAAGAATGGCTGCGGGAAACCTTGTCCCCAAACCTGCTGTTCCAGGCTGCGCGCAATGCTTAATGTGAATTCGGAGGCTGCGAGCAGACCATCTGTTTCAATAATCTTGGTCAGATCGGCTGGGGAAAGCAGGCTTTGAGCTACGGCTTCAAAGGCGACCTTAAATTCATCGAAATGCTCCTCGCGCAGGCTAAGACCTGCCGCCATGGCATGGCCGCCAAATTTTTGCAGCAAATGTGGATGGCGTTTTGACACAAGGTCAAGTGCATCGCGCAGATGCAGGGCATGGATGCTGCGCCCAGAACCTTTTATTTCACCATTTAGCGATCGTGCGAAAGCGATGACGGGACGATGGTAGCGGTCTTTCAGACGTGAAGCGAGAATGCCGATAACACCCTGGTGCCAAGTTTCGTCAAACAGCGCGAGACTGCAACTGTCCGTCGGAGTGATGTGTTCCAGCGTGGCCAGTGCCGCTTGCTGCATATCAGCTTCTATGTTGCGCCGCGTATGGTTTAGTGCATCAAGTTGTGCCGCAATTTTGGCTGCTTCAGTGACATCATCGCTAATCAAACATGCAATACCCAAGCTCATATCTTCCAGCCGTCCCGCTGCATTCAGCCGTGGTCCTATGACAAAGCCCAACTCATAACTGGAAACCTGTGCATAATTTTTACCGGCTACCTGCAACAATGCGTTGATGCCGCAACATGCGCGCAGGGAGCGGATGCGCTGGAGTCCTTGTTGTACCAGAATACGATTGTTTTCATCCAGTTTTACAACATCTGCAACTGTTCCCAAGGCGACCAGATCGAGTAACTTGCCTAGGTTGGGTTCCGCTTGTTCTGTGTATGCGCCGCGAGCCCGCAGTTCGGCGCGTAATGCGAGTAACACATAGAACATGACACCAACCCCTGCAAGATTTTTGCTGGGAAAATTGCAGCCCGGTTGGTTTGGATTGACAATGCAAAGAGCATCCGGCAAAGCATCGCCAGGCAGATGGTGGTCGGTGACCAATACTTGCATGCCCAATCGGTTGGCCTCGGCCACGCCTTCCACGCTGGCGATGCCGTTGTCGACGGTGATTAATATGTCGGGGGTGGATTGCGCCGCCAGGCGCACGATCTCCGGCGTCAAACCATAACCGTATTCGAATCGGTTAGGCACGATGAAATCCACTTGCGCACCCAATAAACTTAGACCACGCAGCCCCACAGCACAGGCGGTCGCGCCGTCGGCATCATAATCTGCCACGATTAACAGCTTGCGTTGCGTGGCGATGGCATCAGCCAATAAGCACGCCATTTTTTGTGCGTTTTTTAGTTGCGTGAAGGGCAACAAATATTGCAGGCTGGTATCCAACTGCGTCACATTACCAATACCACGCGCCGCGTAAATACGTGCCAATAGCGGTGTGATGCCAGTGTCGATAAGTTGTTGTGCAGTATCGGTTGGGTAAGAACGTTGCCTTATTTGTATCATGCGGCTAAGCAGTATGTGGACAGGGAGGAATGATTTTAGCAGAGACAGGATATATTCCCTGCTTGTGGAAAGAGAAGAGAGGCAATATAGTCGAACTGGTTAATAGAGGAAATATTCCTTGAGCACTTAACGATGGAAATTTAACACTATGGAAATTTAACCTGTTTTTAAAATACATCAAAAACAATACCAAAAACCCTGAATCAGTCACATCGGCGCGGCACTTTCACGGTGAAAGTATTTCTTGATAATGTCTGGTACCGTACCACCGTACCATGGATAGTTGAGAGCATAAATGGTAAATAACTTCTAAAGTTATGGGGGAATTGAGCAATTCAATTCCCCTGACAATTACTGAATGAGGAATGTGATGACCCAGATGCAAACAAATCCAAATCGAAGATTTGATGACCCCAAAAATGACAGCGAAGAGAATCAATCCAACGAGGTTGTTTTACGGAATATGAGAGCCTCGGATGGAGGATTGGAAGATGGCAAAATGCAATTATTGCACGAGTTGCAGATGCGCCATCTTGAGCTGGAGGCGCAAAATCGAAAATTTAGAGAAATGCATAGGAGAGCCTCGGACAGAGAGACAGAAAATGACAAAATTCATCTGTTGCATGAATTGCAATTACGTCATATTGAGCTGGAGATGCAGAACCGCGAACTAAGGGAAGCACAACGGGTGCTGGAAGAAACACGCGATCGTTATGCCAACCTTTATGATTTTATCCCCGTGGGCTATCTAACGCTTGATGAGGCTGGATACGTTCAGGAAATCAATCTGATTGGAGCCACTATGCTGTGTGAAGCGCGTGAAAACATTGTGGGCACGCCTTTTGTAACTCGTATTATCAAAGGTGATGTTTACGCACTCTCACACCATCTGCAGCAAACTTTCAATTCCTCCAGCAATATTGTTACCGAATTGAGAATCATGACTCGTACTGATGAGCCGGATTATATCCGCCTGGAAAGTGCAGCGATAGGGAATGGGATATGTGCCTGTCGCACGGTGATGACCAATATTACCGAACAGAAACGTATTGCATTGGCACTACAACAAAAACGAACTGAGCAAGATGCCTTGCTGAATGCGATACCGGCCATCGTGTTCTACAAGGATCTGAATTTGCGTTATGTAACCGTTAGTCAGATGTTTGCTGATTTTCTCGGCCATACAGTAGGTAATGTGCTCGGTAAAACCGATTTTGAACTCCTACCACGCGAACTAGCCGAGGATTGTCAGCGCATAAACCGTGAAGTGCTGGAATCTGGCGTCAAAGCGAATGTAGAAAACAGACTTACGAATGCAAGCGGTAATGTAGTTTATTTGTCTACTGTGCTCGCCCCTTTTAATAATCCGGAAGGTGATGTCGCCGGGCTATTAGGAGTCGGCATCGACATTAGTTCACTTAAAAAGGCAGCAGATATCAATCTGGAATTGTTGCTGCAAAACCGCACGCTTACGCAAAACCTGTACAGCGTTCAGGAAACTGAACGTTGCCATCTGGCTCGTGAATTGCATGATGAGTTAGGTCAGTGGCTTACCGCTATTCATGCGGAAGCTCAGGCGATTTTATGTATGTCCCACGGAGAGTCTACAGTTCGAGCAAGCGTACAAGCTATTAGCGAAAGCGCCAAGGAAATGCATGAAGTGATCCGTGGCATGTTGCGTCATTTACGCCCGGCATTGTTGGATGAACTTGGACTGGCGGATAGTCTGCGTGAACTGACGAATAAGTGGTGTTTACATAACCCAGACATAATCTTCGAGTTTGCACTTGAAGGTGATTTAAACGGTTTGGGTGAGAACATTAATATTACTGTATACCGCATTATTCAGGAGGCACTCACTAATATTTGCTGCCACGCCCTGGCCAAGCATGTTTCTGTATGCTTGAGCCGTGAATCGGGTGCGACACCTGATGCCGATGCAGTGTTCCTAAGGGTAACAGATGACGGCAAAGGCTTTGACCCAAACCAGGCATTCAATGGATTTGGGCTATTAGGCATTCGTGAGCGGGCAATTGCAGCGGGGGGAGAATTTTCCTCATTTAGTACTCCCGGCCATGGTGTGCGTATCG contains:
- a CDS encoding DUF3301 domain-containing protein — translated: MDTISLFLLLLLAALGWFWFDSLRALEIARNMGKNICNNENLQFLDDTVANIGLVLARDKTGRRVLRRTYRFLFSETGNTRLEGQLVLLGDKVESVTMEPYQIMS
- the prfB gene encoding peptide chain release factor 2 (programmed frameshift); translated protein: MEAEQLNALTYQLQDLRVRITELRRYLDFDGKQERLAEVVILAEDPAIWQDNKRSQELGRERKMLEGIVLTLNQLNQDLDDTAELFEMALAENDDDSLNSIVQDVQKMEKKVADMEFRRMFSKPMDSNNCFLDIQAGSGGTEAQDWASMLLRMYLRYCEKKGFQVEVLEQSDGEVAGIKGAVLKVTGDYAHGHLRTETGVHRLVRKSPFDSGNRRHTSFSSVFVYPEVDESIEIEINPADLRVDTYRASGAGGQHINKTDSAVRITHAPTGIVVQCQSDRSQHRNRAEAMAMLKSRMYEAELRKRNAEKKEMEDGKTDIGWGHQIRSYVLDQSRIKDLRTNVEIGNTQGVLDGDLDEFISASLKQGG
- a CDS encoding PAS domain-containing protein, translated to MTQMQTNPNRRFDDPKNDSEENQSNEVVLRNMRASDGGLEDGKMQLLHELQMRHLELEAQNRKFREMHRRASDRETENDKIHLLHELQLRHIELEMQNRELREAQRVLEETRDRYANLYDFIPVGYLTLDEAGYVQEINLIGATMLCEARENIVGTPFVTRIIKGDVYALSHHLQQTFNSSSNIVTELRIMTRTDEPDYIRLESAAIGNGICACRTVMTNITEQKRIALALQQKRTEQDALLNAIPAIVFYKDLNLRYVTVSQMFADFLGHTVGNVLGKTDFELLPRELAEDCQRINREVLESGVKANVENRLTNASGNVVYLSTVLAPFNNPEGDVAGLLGVGIDISSLKKAADINLELLLQNRTLTQNLYSVQETERCHLARELHDELGQWLTAIHAEAQAILCMSHGESTVRASVQAISESAKEMHEVIRGMLRHLRPALLDELGLADSLRELTNKWCLHNPDIIFEFALEGDLNGLGENINITVYRIIQEALTNICCHALAKHVSVCLSRESGATPDADAVFLRVTDDGKGFDPNQAFNGFGLLGIRERAIAAGGEFSSFSTPGHGVRIDVRLPLKYQLERRRK
- a CDS encoding UbiA family prenyltransferase is translated as MLINRPLIVDLDGTLLRSDMLVESTFAFLRQNPIRALIPLFWLSAGKANLKTKLAAAVSLDVTLLPYDRQVIAFLEQEKAGGRTLILATASHQDYADAIATHLGLFARVLATYGDINLSARTKRDVLVREYGEKGFDYVGNSRDDLKVWASAHKAYLANPEFGVEAAATRLGNVEQVIRTTAHPWRAWIKQLRLHQWVKNALLFVPLLASHRVGELDLLVYGMLAFVFFGLCASSVYLLNDLLDIEDDRQHPSKRLRPLASGMVPIKAALLVFPALLLGAFAGAAWLLPWKFTLTLASYYALTLAYSLVLKRIMTVDVITLAMLYTMRIVAGTFAFDVSLTFWMLAFSMFLFLSLAMVKRYGELRESRSKGKTELTHGRGYYPGDLEMISSQGVASGYLAVMVLALYIQDQNTLALYHHPQVIWLACPLLLYWITRIWMIAHRGWMHDDPVVFAMKDRNSLLLGVLFAVVFWFAT
- the lysS gene encoding lysine--tRNA ligase; its protein translation is MTTEPTIPQQDENQIITERRAKLTTLRKEGVAFPNDFERKNLAGDLHDAYSAMSQDELETAHISVAVAGRMMLKRVMGKASFATLNDMSGRIQLFINNSDTGEVAHDAFKHYDLGDILGATGVLFKTKTGELSVRVTGLRLLTKALRPLPEKFHGLSDQEQKYRQRHVDLITNEDTRNTFIIRSKVIQAIREFFIRHNYLEVETPMMHSIPGGASAKPFITHHNALDMQLYLRIAPELYLKRLVVGGFEKVFEINRNFRNEGLSTRHNPEFTMIEFYEAYRDYRYLMDFTEKLFSEVARKVLGTTVFSYQGRELDLGQPFHRLTIAQAIQKYHPQFSDEQLNDRDFLINELQDLKAKYRAADGVGGLQLSLFEELTEHQLFEPTFIIDYPAEASPLARRSDTRPEITERFELFMVGREIANGFSELNDPEDQEARFDAQVTAREAGDEEAMFKDSDYIRALEYGLPPTAGEGIGIDRLVMLLTNSPSIRDVILFPQMRPER
- a CDS encoding class I SAM-dependent methyltransferase, translated to MCVLAATFFEHLPDRQAMDDVLKEALRVLKPNGRYVAMQRNIHYEPGKYWDYYDRVLPLSHLSCKEAFEKAGFMVEELIPKFVPFSTSSRLPQWPILVRLYLAFPPIWNLLGGQFVLIARKIAND
- a CDS encoding MgtC/SapB family protein; translation: MNHQIWQSNGIEVLPQFLASLAIGLLIGLERERRLSSKAGLRTFALVALLGTLTAMLSSKIGSPWLLITGFCIVGVMIIAAYFTSPTEDNDPGTTTIAALLLCYALGALIWYEQTTLAVMLAIITTTLLYFKPELRGMTKRLTRRDLVSILQFLVLTFVILPILPNQNYGPYEAFNPHQIWMMVVLISGLSLAGYVALHWTAQRYGAPLLGLLGGLVSSTATTLVYARHAKTSEIMARLSAVVILLASQVVLLRLTVISAVVSPGLLTKLLPVMGLGLLFGLVVTLLDWRKLHTSSDLPMPKTSNPTEIPIALSFGLLYAVVLFFSAWLSDIAGSGGLYVVALISGLTDVDAITLSSLHLFDLDKLHDDQAVTAIAIAFLSNMIFKFGLVVFIGGMTLAKHVAAGFLAMGVGVALGLFML
- the recJ gene encoding single-stranded-DNA-specific exonuclease RecJ, with amino-acid sequence MIQIRQRSYPTDTAQQLIDTGITPLLARIYAARGIGNVTQLDTSLQYLLPFTQLKNAQKMACLLADAIATQRKLLIVADYDADGATACAVGLRGLSLLGAQVDFIVPNRFEYGYGLTPEIVRLAAQSTPDILITVDNGIASVEGVAEANRLGMQVLVTDHHLPGDALPDALCIVNPNQPGCNFPSKNLAGVGVMFYVLLALRAELRARGAYTEQAEPNLGKLLDLVALGTVADVVKLDENNRILVQQGLQRIRSLRACCGINALLQVAGKNYAQVSSYELGFVIGPRLNAAGRLEDMSLGIACLISDDVTEAAKIAAQLDALNHTRRNIEADMQQAALATLEHITPTDSCSLALFDETWHQGVIGILASRLKDRYHRPVIAFARSLNGEIKGSGRSIHALHLRDALDLVSKRHPHLLQKFGGHAMAAGLSLREEHFDEFKVAFEAVAQSLLSPADLTKIIETDGLLAASEFTLSIARSLEQQVWGQGFPQPFFEGEFTVASQRVVGEKHLKLKLTTSSAAYDAIHFFCVDPMPAGIRAVFNLAVNEYNGTISLQLIVRHWQKTDI